The Thiothrix subterranea genome has a segment encoding these proteins:
- a CDS encoding CBS domain-containing protein, whose amino-acid sequence MKVKDIMNTSVKTAKPNTPVRNLVEVMCFNKISGMPVVDDNNNVVGVISEKDVLRKMFPDISEVAREEGVPDFEKMEKGYSDALSLQASDLMSKLVASASPEMPLMKAVSIMCVQKIRRIPVVEAGKLVGIISLGDVHKAIFANSLKGA is encoded by the coding sequence ATGAAAGTCAAAGACATCATGAATACCAGCGTCAAAACCGCTAAGCCCAATACCCCGGTGCGTAATTTGGTCGAAGTTATGTGCTTTAACAAAATCAGCGGTATGCCGGTCGTGGATGACAATAACAATGTCGTCGGCGTGATTTCTGAAAAAGACGTATTACGTAAGATGTTCCCTGACATCTCTGAGGTGGCTCGTGAAGAGGGCGTGCCTGATTTCGAGAAGATGGAAAAAGGTTACAGTGATGCCTTGAGTTTGCAAGCCAGCGATTTGATGAGCAAGTTGGTGGCGTCTGCCAGCCCTGAGATGCCGTTGATGAAAGCGGTTTCTATTATGTGCGTGCAGAAAATTCGCCGGATTCCGGTGGTCGAAGCAGGCAAGTTGGTGGGGATTATTAGCCTTGGCGATGTGCATAAAGCAATCTTCGCAAATTCTTTAAAAGGCGCTTGA
- the gltX gene encoding glutamate--tRNA ligase: MNVRTRFAPSPTGYLHIGGARTALFSWLYARKMGGTFILRIEDTDRERSTQASVDAILEGMAWLNLGHDEGPFYQTQRFDRYAEVIQQLVASGHAYRCYCSKEELEQMREGQMARKENPRYNGLWRDRQDETPPAGIEPVIRFRNPQTGVVEINDVVRGKITISNAELDDLIIARSDGTPTYNLTVVVDDIDMQVTHVIRGDDHISNTPRQINIMRALGFEPPKFAHLPMILGSDGQRLSKRHGAVGVMQYRDDGFIPQAVLNYLVRLGWSHGDQEIFSREEMVELFSLEAINRAPSAFNTEKLLWLNQHYIKTLPVAELEAQLQWHLQAQALDISTGPALAAVINAQRERAKTLVEMVAISRYFYEEFAEFDPVAVQKQFKADTADNLLVVHDELAALATWQGEAIHAAIQAACETLGLKLGKVGPPLRVAVTGSASSPSLEITLELIGRERVLQRIQRAIGFIRTLAA, from the coding sequence ATGAACGTCAGAACTCGCTTTGCTCCCAGCCCGACTGGTTATTTGCACATTGGTGGCGCACGTACTGCGCTGTTTTCTTGGCTGTATGCCCGCAAGATGGGCGGCACTTTCATTTTGCGTATTGAAGACACTGATCGTGAACGTTCCACGCAGGCGTCTGTGGATGCGATTCTGGAAGGCATGGCGTGGTTGAATTTGGGGCATGACGAAGGCCCGTTCTACCAAACCCAGCGTTTCGACCGTTACGCGGAAGTGATTCAACAATTGGTCGCGAGCGGTCACGCTTACCGTTGCTATTGCAGCAAGGAAGAGCTGGAACAGATGCGCGAAGGCCAAATGGCGCGTAAAGAAAACCCGCGTTATAACGGGTTATGGCGCGACCGTCAGGACGAAACACCACCCGCAGGGATTGAGCCGGTAATACGTTTCCGCAACCCGCAAACGGGCGTGGTGGAAATTAATGATGTGGTGCGTGGCAAAATTACTATTAGTAATGCCGAACTGGATGATTTAATCATTGCGCGTTCTGACGGCACACCCACGTATAACTTGACCGTGGTGGTGGACGATATTGATATGCAGGTGACGCACGTGATTCGGGGTGACGACCATATCAGCAATACCCCGCGCCAGATCAATATCATGCGGGCATTGGGTTTTGAACCGCCGAAGTTCGCCCATTTGCCGATGATTCTGGGGTCGGATGGGCAGCGTTTGTCCAAGCGTCATGGGGCTGTCGGGGTGATGCAATACCGTGATGACGGCTTTATTCCACAAGCCGTGTTGAACTATCTGGTGCGTTTGGGCTGGTCACACGGGGATCAGGAGATTTTCTCCCGCGAGGAAATGGTTGAGCTATTTTCTCTGGAAGCTATCAACCGTGCTCCGTCTGCCTTTAATACCGAAAAATTGCTCTGGCTTAATCAACATTATATCAAAACACTGCCCGTAGCAGAGCTGGAAGCGCAATTGCAGTGGCATTTGCAGGCGCAAGCGTTGGATATCTCCACAGGCCCTGCATTAGCCGCTGTCATCAATGCGCAACGCGAACGCGCCAAGACGTTGGTGGAAATGGTAGCCATTAGCCGTTATTTCTACGAAGAGTTTGCAGAATTCGATCCGGTTGCGGTGCAAAAGCAATTTAAAGCGGATACGGCGGATAATTTACTGGTGGTACATGATGAATTAGCAGCCTTGGCTACTTGGCAGGGTGAGGCGATCCACGCCGCTATTCAAGCCGCTTGCGAAACATTAGGCTTGAAACTGGGCAAGGTGGGGCCACCGTTGCGGGTGGCGGTGACGGGCAGCGCTTCTTCGCCGTCACTGGAAATCACCTTGGAATTGATCGGGCGTGAGCGAGTATTGCAGCGGATTCAGCGGGCAATTGGCTTTATTCGCACTTTGGCGGCTTAA
- a CDS encoding thioredoxin family protein — protein sequence MTTYTFIYDINGIADFEERVLKASLRTPVLVDFWADWCGPCLFLDPVLKAVIPEYHGKVILAKLDTEEDENMKLAGRHQVRGFPTVILFEQGEEVARFSSARNKPFVRDFIDTNSKMLAKVNPLHP from the coding sequence ATGACCACTTACACCTTTATTTATGACATCAACGGCATTGCCGATTTTGAAGAACGGGTACTAAAAGCCTCGTTACGCACCCCCGTGCTCGTCGATTTCTGGGCGGATTGGTGTGGCCCGTGCCTATTCCTTGATCCGGTATTGAAAGCCGTTATTCCCGAATACCACGGCAAAGTGATACTCGCCAAACTCGATACCGAAGAAGATGAAAATATGAAACTGGCAGGTCGTCACCAAGTGCGCGGTTTTCCCACTGTCATTTTGTTTGAACAGGGTGAAGAAGTCGCCCGCTTTAGCAGCGCCCGCAACAAACCGTTCGTCAGAGATTTTATCGACACCAACAGCAAAAT
- a CDS encoding phosphatidylglycerophosphatase A family protein has translation MHVTVTAKTVFSSPVHFLAFGFGSGLSPFAPGTAGTLAAIPLYLLLVQLPLWGYVAVLLVMSLVGIWICGESSRRLGVHDHGGIVWDEFAGFLLTMLAAPTGWVWIVVGFFLFRLFDIWKPWPIRLVDRDVPGGFGIMFDDILAGIYAWIALQVLARLFGA, from the coding sequence ATGCACGTAACAGTAACGGCAAAAACGGTTTTTTCTTCCCCCGTCCATTTTTTGGCATTCGGGTTTGGCAGTGGTTTATCGCCGTTTGCGCCCGGCACGGCGGGTACTTTAGCGGCGATTCCGTTGTATCTGTTGCTGGTGCAATTGCCGCTCTGGGGTTATGTCGCCGTATTGCTGGTGATGTCGCTGGTCGGCATTTGGATTTGTGGTGAATCCTCACGGCGTCTGGGTGTGCATGATCACGGCGGTATTGTGTGGGATGAATTTGCGGGTTTCTTGCTAACCATGCTGGCAGCACCAACAGGGTGGGTGTGGATTGTGGTGGGCTTTTTCTTGTTCCGCCTGTTCGATATTTGGAAACCGTGGCCGATACGCTTGGTGGATCGTGATGTACCCGGCGGCTTTGGAATTATGTTCGATGATATACTGGCGGGCATTTACGCTTGGATTGCGTTGCAAGTGTTGGCAAGATTGTTTGGCGCTTGA